From the Paenibacillus sp. FSL H8-0548 genome, one window contains:
- a CDS encoding MarR family transcriptional regulator: protein MSSQQQGQPTDPKENFVLLMRGLGTRTVQYQQNVAASLGLYNHDFIPVDILREKGPITAGELSKLTGLATGSVTALIDRLEKIGYVRRQNDPKDRRKVIIVPEYENKEEVSNTYQPLHDAMINLASSYTDDELALITQFLSKAGTVLEEQIHQLSSTTDQKSSS, encoded by the coding sequence TTGTCAAGCCAACAACAGGGTCAGCCTACCGATCCGAAGGAAAATTTTGTTTTACTCATGCGTGGACTAGGAACACGGACCGTACAATACCAGCAAAATGTTGCTGCTTCTCTCGGGCTATACAATCATGATTTTATACCGGTCGATATTTTGCGTGAGAAAGGTCCAATCACCGCAGGGGAATTGTCCAAATTAACTGGTCTTGCTACAGGCAGTGTTACCGCATTAATTGATCGGCTTGAAAAAATCGGCTACGTTCGCAGACAAAATGACCCAAAGGACCGTCGAAAAGTGATTATTGTTCCTGAGTATGAAAATAAAGAAGAGGTTAGCAATACATACCAACCCCTGCACGATGCTATGATTAATCTGGCCTCTTCCTATACGGATGATGAACTTGCTCTTATTACGCAGTTTTTAAGCAAGGCTGGCACGGTTCTAGAAGAGCAGATTCATCAGCTCAGCTCCACGACAGATCAAAAATCCTCTTCTTGA
- a CDS encoding toxic anion resistance protein, translated as MSFTMEVVSPEKLKSAIEEEVKPVPEEVLQLKELALNNVTTILELNIESLEKRKEVLQSIDSFGISSMRSSSEKNSLLQVSVANLSKTGDEGGQVAKGLTELHLQLKDLDPSVVDFAKSGFLGKFFNPLRNYFAKYQKADAVISDIIISLDKGKSVLRNDNTTLEFEQQALRELTKKLQKEIQLGMLMDEEIESQIGAAKIRNESEDKIRFITEEVLFPLRQRVMDLQQMLVVNQQGIMAIEVVMRNNKELIRGVDRARNVTVSALKISITVASALYNQRIVLKKIELLNQTTDSLISGTSRMLKDQGAAIHKQSLEASISVDTLKVAFTDVLSALDSISTYKQEALPKMRETINQFRELANTGEQQIVRLEKGQRLGL; from the coding sequence ATGTCATTTACTATGGAAGTCGTAAGTCCTGAGAAGCTAAAGTCTGCAATTGAAGAAGAAGTAAAGCCGGTCCCCGAGGAAGTGTTGCAGCTAAAGGAGCTGGCATTAAACAACGTTACAACGATTTTGGAATTAAATATTGAATCATTGGAAAAGCGGAAGGAGGTCTTGCAATCCATTGATAGCTTCGGCATAAGCTCGATGAGGTCGTCCTCGGAGAAAAACTCCCTCTTGCAGGTATCTGTAGCGAATTTATCCAAAACAGGGGATGAAGGCGGTCAAGTAGCCAAAGGCCTAACTGAGCTGCATCTCCAGTTGAAGGATTTGGACCCCAGTGTTGTTGATTTCGCAAAAAGTGGTTTTCTAGGTAAGTTCTTTAACCCTTTGCGAAATTACTTTGCCAAATACCAAAAAGCAGATGCTGTCATTTCGGACATTATCATTTCGCTTGATAAAGGAAAGTCCGTATTAAGAAATGACAATACTACTTTAGAATTTGAACAGCAAGCACTCCGGGAGCTCACCAAGAAGCTTCAAAAGGAAATCCAGCTTGGTATGTTGATGGATGAAGAGATCGAATCCCAGATTGGAGCAGCCAAGATTCGTAATGAGTCTGAAGATAAAATCAGGTTTATTACAGAGGAAGTATTGTTTCCACTGCGGCAGCGCGTGATGGACCTGCAGCAAATGCTGGTTGTCAATCAACAAGGAATCATGGCTATTGAAGTCGTTATGAGAAATAATAAAGAGCTAATCAGAGGAGTAGACCGAGCTAGAAATGTTACCGTATCTGCCTTAAAAATTTCAATAACGGTAGCCAGTGCGCTCTACAATCAAAGAATTGTCCTGAAGAAGATCGAGCTTCTAAATCAAACCACGGACAGTCTTATCAGCGGTACCTCAAGAATGCTTAAAGACCAAGGCGCCGCTATTCACAAGCAATCCCTTGAAGCAAGTATTTCTGTAGACACATTAAAAGTGGCTTTCACCGACGTGCTGTCAGCTTTAGATTCAATAAGTACTTACAAGCAGGAGGCACTTCCAAAAATGCGTGAAACGATCAATCAATTCAGGGAACTCGCTAATACGGGTGAACAGCAAATTGTACGTTTAGAGAAAGGGCAGAGACTCGGCTTGTAA
- a CDS encoding VWA domain-containing protein: MASKGKAITVLVMITIVVFVLVYLGITFTSDLGKTKTQVTSEDATKRLDKLYKNITVRTEELIKGQIDLDPAAAGDSLPDISKFPISVANTTDHFVEIFSSTEKSGTGNDGWLNEVATDFNNVNIVLDGKAVSVKIRNIPSGTAADYIRSGKYVPDAFTPSNELWGEMVKANGIETLLVSKRLVGNVAGIVSTKTKYDELVDKYGSLNVKTITDAIADNELAMGYTDPFASSTGLNFLVTALESFDSSDLLGEKAVQGFERFQANVPFIASTTLQMRDAAKSGMLDAFVLEYQTFVNAPDLKSGYVFTPFGVRHDSPLYALGGLTQDKLNILKRFAEFVEQEKYQSLAADRGFNGLNDYQSELSAVDGSLLSSAQKLWKEKKDGNKPIAAVFVADVSGSMSGEPLNRLKESLLTGQKYLGRENRIGFVSYSSNVSINLPIGKYDTNQQSMFVGAINSLQAAGGTATFDGILVAMKMLQEELALNPDLKPLIFVLSDGETNEGHSLKDIRELIETFKIPVYTIGYNANIKALQSISSINEAASINADTDDVVYKISNLLNVQM, translated from the coding sequence ATGGCCAGTAAAGGTAAAGCGATAACCGTATTAGTAATGATTACAATCGTAGTTTTCGTGCTGGTATACTTAGGAATCACTTTTACATCTGATTTAGGCAAAACCAAAACACAGGTTACTTCGGAAGATGCGACGAAACGTTTGGATAAATTATATAAGAACATCACAGTAAGGACAGAAGAATTAATAAAGGGTCAGATAGACCTTGATCCTGCAGCTGCCGGTGACTCATTGCCCGATATCTCAAAGTTCCCAATATCAGTTGCGAATACTACGGATCATTTCGTGGAAATTTTCTCATCCACCGAAAAATCCGGAACAGGCAATGATGGCTGGTTAAATGAAGTAGCAACAGATTTCAATAATGTCAATATTGTGCTGGATGGGAAAGCTGTATCCGTCAAAATTCGCAATATTCCTTCAGGCACTGCGGCAGATTACATCAGATCTGGTAAATATGTACCCGATGCCTTTACTCCTTCAAACGAGCTATGGGGAGAAATGGTAAAAGCGAATGGGATCGAGACACTGCTTGTTTCGAAACGATTAGTCGGCAATGTCGCAGGTATTGTATCAACAAAAACAAAATATGATGAGTTAGTAGATAAATACGGTTCTTTAAACGTCAAGACGATTACAGATGCAATAGCGGATAATGAGCTGGCTATGGGCTATACAGATCCTTTTGCTAGCTCGACGGGGCTGAATTTTTTGGTCACCGCCCTTGAAAGCTTTGATAGCTCTGATTTGCTGGGGGAAAAGGCTGTTCAAGGGTTTGAAAGATTCCAGGCCAATGTACCCTTTATTGCGTCCACAACATTGCAAATGCGTGATGCAGCCAAGTCTGGAATGCTCGACGCCTTTGTGCTGGAGTATCAAACCTTTGTGAATGCGCCGGATTTGAAGAGCGGATACGTATTTACACCTTTTGGAGTACGGCATGATAGCCCGCTTTATGCTTTGGGCGGCTTAACACAGGATAAGCTAAACATTTTGAAGAGATTTGCAGAGTTTGTTGAACAAGAAAAATATCAGAGCTTAGCTGCCGACAGAGGCTTTAACGGCCTTAACGATTATCAATCCGAGCTTAGTGCTGTTGATGGCAGTCTCTTGTCCTCGGCACAGAAGCTATGGAAGGAAAAGAAGGATGGAAATAAACCGATTGCGGCAGTATTCGTAGCCGATGTATCCGGGAGCATGAGTGGTGAGCCGCTAAACCGATTAAAAGAATCACTGCTAACAGGCCAAAAGTATTTGGGCAGAGAGAATCGAATCGGATTTGTTTCGTATTCGAGTAATGTTTCCATCAATCTTCCTATAGGGAAGTACGATACGAATCAGCAGTCGATGTTTGTCGGAGCCATTAATAGCCTTCAGGCTGCCGGCGGTACAGCTACATTTGATGGGATTTTGGTCGCTATGAAAATGCTTCAGGAGGAGTTAGCTTTAAACCCTGATTTAAAGCCTCTGATCTTTGTTCTTAGTGATGGAGAAACGAATGAAGGGCATTCACTGAAGGATATACGAGAATTAATTGAGACATTCAAAATTCCAGTGTACACCATTGGCTACAATGCAAATATTAAGGCGCTTCAAAGCATATCAAGTATTAATGAGGCAGCAAGTATTAACGCAGATACAGACGATGTTGTATATAAAATCAGCAATCTGCTCAATGTTCAGATGTAA
- a CDS encoding PadR family transcriptional regulator, whose product MARNENPIEKSESLGHVVKVQQVIDFIVLSELQNGQLYASELEQRIIQVLGGNVGVNDAYLSQRLKTLADKGHVLRNWEGDNRYNRFYRITASGLEYFKELLRELPDRVSRAQQVYNRFDKYVGKFDKVNLK is encoded by the coding sequence ATGGCACGTAATGAGAATCCTATTGAAAAATCTGAATCCCTTGGTCATGTCGTTAAAGTTCAACAAGTCATTGACTTCATTGTCCTCTCTGAGCTTCAGAACGGACAGCTGTATGCCAGTGAATTAGAGCAGCGTATTATTCAGGTGCTCGGAGGCAATGTTGGCGTTAATGATGCCTACCTAAGCCAACGTTTAAAAACATTAGCCGATAAAGGACATGTGCTTCGCAACTGGGAGGGTGACAATCGTTACAATCGATTTTACCGAATTACGGCTTCTGGCTTGGAATATTTCAAAGAATTACTTCGTGAGCTCCCTGATCGAGTGTCCAGAGCGCAGCAGGTCTACAATCGTTTTGATAAATATGTAGGGAAATTTGATAAAGTGAACCTTAAATAA
- a CDS encoding glycosyl hydrolase family 8, producing MTTKLGTGAFYTEKYRNLFEEYGYSKEEIQTRVENTWTELFNGDELTRIYFESEDDMGYLLDTGNIDVRTEGMSYGMMMAVQMDHKETFDRIWKWTKTYMYMTEGENAGYFAWSCNTDGTKRSNGPAPDGEEYFALALFFASHRWGDGAAPFDYSVQARNLLHSCVHKGENNDGNPMWEPSNQLIKFIPDCHYSDPSYHLPHFYELFALWANPVDRSFWKQAAAASRNYLQLSCHPVTGLAPEYAYYDGTPNNERGYGHFFSDSYRVAANIGLDTEWFGVDEWQQMEANRIQAFFSGIDPSDYRRYTIAGEPFDEKSLHPVGLLATNAMASLASADGPYAKSSVELFWNTPLRTGERRYYDNCLYLFAMLALSGNFRMWMPEQQI from the coding sequence ATGACAACCAAACTTGGTACTGGTGCTTTTTATACAGAGAAATACCGTAATTTATTTGAGGAGTATGGTTATAGCAAAGAGGAAATTCAGACACGTGTTGAGAATACTTGGACGGAGTTATTTAACGGAGATGAGCTGACACGTATTTATTTCGAGTCTGAGGATGATATGGGATATTTGCTTGATACTGGAAACATTGATGTGCGTACAGAGGGTATGTCCTACGGGATGATGATGGCCGTCCAAATGGATCACAAAGAAACTTTCGATCGTATCTGGAAGTGGACAAAAACTTATATGTACATGACGGAGGGTGAAAATGCGGGGTATTTTGCTTGGTCATGTAATACCGATGGAACTAAACGTTCAAATGGCCCCGCGCCAGACGGTGAGGAGTACTTTGCGCTTGCCCTTTTCTTCGCGTCACACCGCTGGGGAGATGGAGCAGCGCCTTTCGATTATAGCGTCCAAGCTCGCAATTTGTTGCATAGCTGCGTACATAAAGGCGAAAATAACGACGGCAATCCGATGTGGGAGCCTTCCAATCAGTTGATTAAGTTTATTCCTGATTGTCACTATTCAGATCCGTCCTATCATCTGCCGCACTTTTATGAATTGTTCGCGCTTTGGGCAAATCCAGTAGATCGCAGCTTTTGGAAGCAAGCGGCAGCCGCAAGCCGTAATTATCTCCAGCTTTCATGCCATCCGGTCACCGGTCTCGCGCCCGAGTATGCTTATTATGACGGAACGCCGAATAATGAACGCGGCTACGGGCATTTTTTCAGCGACTCCTATCGCGTTGCTGCGAATATCGGCTTGGATACAGAATGGTTCGGCGTTGATGAATGGCAGCAGATGGAAGCGAACCGAATTCAAGCCTTTTTCTCTGGCATTGATCCTTCCGATTATAGGCGCTATACGATAGCAGGAGAGCCATTTGATGAGAAGTCGCTTCATCCCGTTGGATTATTGGCGACGAACGCAATGGCCTCACTTGCTTCAGCAGATGGACCGTATGCCAAATCTAGTGTTGAACTGTTCTGGAATACCCCTCTTCGTACTGGTGAGCGCCGCTATTATGACAATTGTCTTTATTTGTTCGCCATGCTTGCACTTAGCGGTAATTTCAGAATGTGGATGCCTGAACAACAGATTTAG
- a CDS encoding GNAT family N-acetyltransferase: MLLPVMDEELSLRIQQSEINYLTSRISSIGEREGNPEGVVIKAFGKTIAYYIKTMPWTIFNCAKGLSDEDSSYLEDIAAFFAARDRSFQIDLNPVHCSANLFKKISALGFYQNGFHSVLYGLPRENRATEPSNIRIIEVDSEQHFEHYAEIHCLGSGMSLADKHHFVNNNIGLLNREGWKIFLAYLNDVPAGVGVMYINGGIASCTLAATAPPYRNQGLQTALLNHRMFEAQLAGCELVVAQARFGSSSQRNMERAGMQVAWTRSTFGR, translated from the coding sequence ATGCTGCTCCCTGTAATGGATGAAGAGCTTTCCCTGCGGATACAACAGTCTGAAATCAATTATTTAACGTCAAGAATTAGCTCGATTGGCGAGCGAGAGGGGAATCCGGAAGGTGTCGTAATTAAAGCCTTCGGCAAGACAATCGCTTATTATATCAAAACTATGCCATGGACCATTTTTAATTGTGCAAAGGGATTATCCGATGAGGACAGCAGCTATTTAGAGGATATTGCAGCATTCTTCGCAGCTAGAGACAGGTCTTTCCAAATCGATCTAAATCCGGTGCATTGCTCAGCTAACCTATTCAAAAAGATCTCTGCGCTAGGTTTTTACCAAAATGGGTTTCACTCCGTGCTATACGGATTGCCACGAGAGAATAGAGCAACAGAGCCGTCTAATATTCGCATTATTGAAGTAGATAGTGAACAGCATTTTGAGCATTATGCTGAAATTCATTGTTTAGGCTCTGGCATGTCCTTAGCCGATAAGCATCATTTTGTGAATAATAACATCGGGTTATTGAATCGAGAAGGCTGGAAAATCTTTTTGGCTTATTTAAACGATGTGCCTGCTGGTGTCGGAGTGATGTATATTAACGGAGGCATTGCCTCCTGCACATTAGCAGCAACTGCTCCGCCATACCGTAATCAAGGGCTGCAAACCGCACTTTTAAACCATCGGATGTTTGAAGCACAGCTGGCGGGATGTGAGCTTGTGGTAGCGCAAGCTCGCTTTGGATCTTCCAGTCAACGGAATATGGAGCGTGCTGGCATGCAAGTCGCGTGGACCCGTTCCACCTTTGGGCGTTAA
- a CDS encoding TerB family tellurite resistance protein codes for MNRLFLHFLQSKEHKVAFLELAYLVANADGFVHKKERGYLQSYMEEMEIQQTETSFSSEKHLSDIIGNLKDEHVKHIFFAEILLLIFVDGDYNDDEKKIAMEMKQQFGFSDETYEAFKDWVIRMDQLKIEGLKLILNQ; via the coding sequence GTGAATCGCTTGTTTTTGCATTTTTTACAATCGAAGGAACATAAAGTAGCTTTTCTCGAATTAGCTTATCTTGTAGCAAATGCGGATGGATTCGTGCATAAAAAAGAAAGAGGCTATCTGCAGTCCTATATGGAAGAAATGGAAATCCAGCAGACAGAGACCAGCTTTTCATCTGAGAAGCACCTTTCCGATATTATAGGCAACCTGAAGGATGAGCATGTGAAACATATTTTCTTTGCGGAAATATTGCTGCTCATATTTGTTGATGGAGATTATAACGACGATGAAAAGAAAATTGCTATGGAAATGAAGCAGCAGTTCGGTTTCTCTGACGAGACCTATGAAGCGTTTAAGGATTGGGTTATTCGGATGGATCAGCTGAAAATTGAAGGATTAAAGCTGATTTTGAACCAATAA
- a CDS encoding YihY/virulence factor BrkB family protein: protein MLRNSSTMQFFKGLYGRFKDDDVPALGAQLTYYLILSFFPFLIFLVSLLGFIELSGDSVIAEFIRLLPSDASKMITDILAEVVNNGSGTLLSIGMIATLWSASNGINAIIKGLNKAYDIKEQRPFWKVRGISLVTTIFLVVVIALVMLLLILGKAFGQYLFEWLNAPNSFQWIWSVLTYAIPIAAMIGAFTLLYWIVPSRKLALREVLPGSIFTTFGWMITSLLFQLYMNSFGNYSKTYGSLGGMIILLIWLYISAIIIILGGEINATLAAKNVRTPHKEAAQHWQF from the coding sequence ATGCTACGAAATTCTAGTACAATGCAATTTTTCAAAGGTTTATACGGTCGCTTCAAAGATGATGATGTTCCAGCATTAGGAGCACAGCTTACCTATTATTTAATTCTATCGTTTTTTCCATTTCTTATTTTCTTGGTTAGCCTGCTCGGATTTATCGAGCTATCGGGAGATAGCGTCATCGCAGAGTTCATTCGCCTGCTCCCTTCTGATGCGAGCAAGATGATTACAGATATACTGGCGGAAGTGGTGAATAACGGCAGCGGGACCCTGCTCTCTATCGGGATGATCGCAACGCTTTGGTCAGCCTCTAACGGTATTAATGCTATTATTAAAGGCTTAAATAAGGCTTATGACATTAAAGAGCAGCGTCCCTTCTGGAAGGTACGAGGCATCTCACTGGTTACGACTATTTTTCTCGTTGTGGTCATTGCTTTGGTCATGCTGCTGCTCATTTTAGGCAAAGCTTTTGGTCAATATCTATTTGAATGGCTGAATGCTCCAAACAGCTTTCAGTGGATATGGAGCGTTCTTACCTATGCTATTCCGATTGCCGCCATGATTGGTGCGTTTACTCTCCTTTACTGGATTGTACCAAGCCGAAAGCTTGCGCTCAGAGAGGTGCTTCCAGGCAGCATCTTCACAACCTTCGGCTGGATGATTACTTCGCTGCTTTTTCAACTATACATGAACAGCTTCGGCAATTATTCAAAAACCTATGGCAGTCTGGGAGGAATGATCATTTTATTAATTTGGCTCTACATAAGCGCAATCATCATCATTCTTGGCGGTGAGATCAATGCTACATTAGCGGCTAAGAATGTACGTACACCGCACAAAGAGGCTGCTCAGCATTGGCAGTTCTAA
- a CDS encoding alpha/beta fold hydrolase, with product MYSNEQNKLNGMNPFIHPYTTFLQWRAPYLPLTFVLVHGAWADASFWDETAFELRKMGHIVYTPEYAGHGADTNKNVTHGMITKSVVDFIVGNNLQQIILVGHSFGGSVVQKVAEQVPSRIKRLVFWDAFVLNDGEAVADEFPEAANSFFQQLRESSGNDTIMLPFPFFRDTFVNIAPLEVALQIYSKITPEPAKPFYEKLDLKKFYSLSIPRSYIYFTEDNVLPQFNANYGWHPHMSSRLGIFRYIQGNSDHMSATKMNPAMLAQKIYEAGRD from the coding sequence ATGTATTCCAATGAACAAAATAAGTTGAACGGAATGAATCCGTTTATTCATCCATATACCACCTTCCTTCAATGGAGAGCACCTTACCTGCCGCTTACCTTCGTTCTTGTGCATGGTGCATGGGCGGATGCCAGCTTTTGGGATGAAACCGCATTTGAATTACGCAAAATGGGCCATATCGTCTATACGCCAGAATATGCAGGACACGGTGCTGACACTAATAAAAACGTTACACATGGGATGATAACGAAATCCGTGGTTGATTTTATAGTCGGAAATAATCTTCAGCAGATTATTCTTGTTGGACATAGCTTCGGAGGCTCGGTCGTTCAGAAGGTGGCAGAGCAAGTTCCAAGCCGAATCAAACGGCTCGTTTTCTGGGATGCCTTTGTGCTGAATGATGGTGAGGCAGTAGCAGATGAGTTTCCAGAAGCAGCTAATTCATTTTTTCAGCAGCTAAGAGAAAGCTCTGGCAATGATACCATTATGCTTCCCTTCCCATTTTTTCGTGACACGTTTGTAAATATAGCGCCACTAGAGGTAGCACTGCAAATTTACAGTAAAATAACGCCTGAGCCTGCTAAGCCATTTTACGAGAAACTAGATCTCAAGAAATTTTATAGTCTCAGCATACCTAGGAGCTACATCTACTTTACAGAAGACAATGTATTGCCTCAATTCAATGCGAATTATGGATGGCATCCTCATATGTCCAGTAGACTCGGAATATTTCGATACATTCAAGGCAATAGCGATCATATGTCAGCAACAAAGATGAATCCGGCAATGCTAGCTCAAAAAATCTATGAAGCAGGAAGAGATTGA
- a CDS encoding bifunctional 2-methylcitrate dehydratase/aconitate hydratase — translation MLINTSNIRTEFDRVIVEIAEYAAAYRIESDEAYETARYCLMDTLGCGILALRYPECTKLLGPVVPGTVTPHGARIPGTSFQLDPITAAFNIGCMIRWLDYNDTWLAAEWGHPSDNLGGILAAADYISRKNISEGKAPLTMRDVLSAMIKAHEIQGVLALANSFNRVGLDHVILVKVASTAVVTALLGGSKDEIAAAVSHAWLDGHPLRTYRHSPNTGTRKSWAAGDATSRAVRLSLLALKGEMGYTSALTAPGWGFYDVLFKGNPFSINRKFESYVMENILFKISFPAEFHGQTAVECAILLHPLIRSRLDEIDKIVLTTHESALRIIDKTGPLHNSADRDHCLQYMVAIALLYGNLTADHYEEESALDPRIDELRSKMITMEEAAYSLDYMDENKRSIANAIQIFFTDGTASDRVEIEYPIGHRRRREEAIPQLIQKFETNLKSRFPAKQTLEILELCKNQQSLEQTSVQQFVDLFVI, via the coding sequence ATGTTAATAAATACTAGCAACATAAGAACAGAATTTGACCGCGTGATCGTTGAGATTGCAGAGTATGCTGCAGCTTACAGAATCGAAAGCGATGAAGCCTACGAGACTGCTCGGTATTGCCTTATGGATACACTAGGCTGTGGTATTCTTGCGCTAAGATATCCCGAATGCACGAAGCTATTAGGGCCTGTCGTCCCGGGAACAGTGACACCGCATGGGGCGCGGATTCCGGGAACCAGCTTTCAGCTTGATCCGATTACAGCTGCTTTTAATATTGGCTGTATGATTCGCTGGCTCGATTATAACGACACTTGGCTTGCGGCAGAATGGGGACATCCATCCGACAATTTAGGGGGTATTCTCGCAGCAGCTGATTATATAAGCAGGAAAAATATATCCGAAGGCAAAGCTCCGCTAACGATGCGCGATGTGCTTAGTGCCATGATTAAAGCGCATGAAATTCAAGGTGTTCTTGCTCTTGCGAACAGCTTTAACCGAGTCGGGCTCGATCATGTCATTTTGGTGAAGGTTGCCTCCACAGCAGTTGTAACCGCTTTGCTAGGGGGATCAAAGGACGAGATAGCTGCTGCGGTTTCCCATGCTTGGCTTGACGGGCATCCCCTTCGCACCTACCGGCACTCTCCCAATACGGGAACACGCAAATCATGGGCAGCCGGAGATGCAACAAGCCGAGCTGTACGTCTGTCGCTCTTGGCATTAAAGGGAGAAATGGGCTACACATCTGCGCTTACCGCACCAGGATGGGGATTTTATGATGTTTTGTTTAAAGGCAATCCATTTTCTATAAATCGTAAATTTGAAAGCTATGTGATGGAAAACATATTGTTTAAAATTTCGTTTCCTGCGGAGTTTCACGGTCAAACGGCTGTGGAATGTGCCATCTTGCTTCATCCGCTTATACGGAGCAGATTAGATGAGATCGATAAAATTGTCCTTACTACCCATGAGTCAGCTTTGCGAATCATAGACAAAACAGGGCCGCTTCATAATTCTGCGGATCGTGATCATTGTCTTCAATATATGGTAGCTATTGCTCTGCTTTATGGGAATTTAACGGCTGACCATTATGAAGAAGAGTCTGCGCTCGATCCAAGAATTGATGAGCTGCGCAGCAAAATGATTACAATGGAAGAAGCGGCCTATTCACTTGATTATATGGATGAGAATAAACGCTCCATTGCGAATGCGATTCAGATTTTTTTCACGGATGGAACCGCTTCGGATCGTGTAGAGATCGAGTATCCCATCGGGCATCGGCGCAGACGCGAAGAGGCCATTCCGCAGCTTATCCAAAAATTCGAAACGAATTTAAAAAGCCGTTTTCCTGCTAAGCAAACACTTGAAATACTGGAGCTGTGCAAAAATCAGCAGTCATTAGAGCAAACGTCCGTGCAGCAGTTTGTCGATCTTTTTGTCATATGA
- the prpC gene encoding 2-methylcitrate synthase, whose product MATKKTGGLADVIAGQTAISTVGKEGKELTYRGYAIEDLVSYGSFEETAYLLIYGKLPNVSELMAYKGKLRALRSLPASLMAILELLPMSTHPMDVLRTAVSALGALEPEEAGNSQYDIADRLLSCSASMLLYWHHYHTSGIRIETDTDDDSIAGHFLQLLHGVKASRLHEKALDASLILYAEHEFNASTFAARVTSATLSDFYSAVTTGIGTLRGNLHGGANEAAMDLIKRFASPDEAESGLLQMLSKKQLIMGFGHRVYTIRDPRSDRIKQWSKRLSEDAGSTRLYEISERIESIMRSQKGLFPNLDFYSASAYHLLGIPTPFFTPIFVMSRISGWSAHIIEQRAHNRLIRPNAAYTGPERLPWLPIMERS is encoded by the coding sequence ATGGCGACTAAAAAAACAGGCGGACTCGCAGATGTAATCGCGGGGCAAACAGCTATTTCTACTGTCGGCAAGGAAGGCAAAGAACTCACCTATCGGGGCTATGCAATTGAGGATCTCGTGAGCTACGGCTCCTTTGAAGAAACGGCTTATTTGCTCATCTATGGCAAGCTGCCGAATGTATCTGAGCTGATGGCGTATAAGGGCAAGCTGCGTGCTCTTCGCAGTCTTCCTGCAAGCCTAATGGCTATTTTGGAGCTGCTCCCTATGAGCACGCATCCGATGGATGTGCTGAGAACAGCTGTTTCGGCGCTGGGCGCCTTAGAGCCGGAAGAGGCAGGCAATAGTCAGTACGATATTGCTGATCGCCTGCTATCATGCAGCGCCTCGATGCTGCTTTATTGGCATCATTATCATACAAGCGGCATTCGAATAGAGACTGACACGGATGATGACAGTATTGCAGGTCATTTTCTGCAGCTGCTTCATGGCGTAAAGGCAAGCAGGCTCCATGAGAAAGCACTCGACGCTTCTCTCATTCTATATGCAGAGCATGAATTCAATGCTTCAACCTTTGCTGCGCGGGTTACATCAGCGACATTGTCCGATTTTTACTCCGCAGTGACAACAGGCATAGGTACGCTGCGCGGGAATCTTCATGGCGGCGCGAATGAAGCAGCGATGGATCTAATAAAGCGATTTGCTAGTCCAGATGAAGCCGAAAGCGGATTGCTTCAAATGCTGTCAAAGAAGCAGTTAATTATGGGCTTCGGCCATCGTGTTTATACCATCCGTGATCCAAGATCAGATAGAATCAAACAATGGTCGAAACGATTATCGGAGGATGCCGGAAGTACACGACTCTATGAAATTTCCGAACGAATCGAGTCCATTATGCGCAGTCAGAAGGGGCTATTTCCAAACCTAGACTTCTATAGCGCATCAGCCTATCATTTACTTGGCATACCGACGCCATTTTTCACCCCTATTTTCGTTATGTCCCGGATTAGCGGTTGGTCCGCACATATCATTGAACAGCGTGCTCACAACAGGCTCATTCGGCCAAATGCTGCTTACACGGGACCGGAGCGTTTACCGTGGCTTCCGATCATGGAACGATCCTAA